The following are encoded in a window of Roseimaritima ulvae genomic DNA:
- a CDS encoding NHL repeat-containing protein codes for MSVSRRRFLQSSAAAIAVPAILTSKRTAAQDVIGNADHAFHFNHQWAELPQPYSWQTTHNVAVDPQGLVYVIHEGDVTLTDHPSIFVFDADGKFIRAFGEAFQGGGHGIEIRNEGGETFVYMAAYQQAKTIVKMTTTGEIVWQQYAPMQSGHYAAEEAASPQKIWGRNRFMPTNFAFLPDGGFYLADGYGSFYIHRYDAQGQWVSCFGGPGQGEGTFNTPHGLWVDNRDEDSPRLVVCDRAHNQLQIFDLEGNYQKTVKDFGLPANIDVHGDLMLVPELVARVSLLDRDLNTVVTLGDDRQRVLDDKAKSKGFAIRGDESRWQDGKFVHPHDACFDADGNIYVAEWVSTGRVTKLTRA; via the coding sequence ATGTCCGTGTCCCGACGTCGATTCCTGCAAAGCTCCGCGGCCGCCATCGCGGTGCCGGCTATCCTGACCAGCAAACGCACCGCAGCACAGGATGTGATTGGCAACGCCGACCACGCGTTTCATTTCAACCACCAGTGGGCGGAACTGCCTCAGCCGTATTCATGGCAGACGACGCACAACGTGGCGGTCGATCCGCAAGGCTTGGTGTACGTGATCCACGAAGGCGACGTGACGCTGACCGATCACCCCTCGATTTTTGTGTTCGACGCCGATGGAAAATTCATCCGAGCTTTTGGCGAAGCGTTTCAAGGTGGCGGGCACGGCATCGAAATCCGCAACGAAGGCGGCGAGACATTCGTCTATATGGCGGCCTACCAGCAGGCCAAGACGATCGTCAAAATGACCACCACCGGCGAAATCGTCTGGCAACAGTACGCCCCCATGCAGTCGGGACATTATGCGGCCGAAGAAGCCGCCTCGCCGCAAAAAATCTGGGGCCGAAACCGCTTCATGCCCACCAACTTTGCCTTCCTACCTGATGGTGGATTCTATCTGGCCGACGGCTATGGCAGTTTCTATATCCATCGCTATGACGCCCAAGGCCAATGGGTTTCCTGTTTCGGCGGTCCCGGCCAGGGCGAAGGTACCTTCAACACGCCGCATGGACTGTGGGTGGACAACCGCGACGAAGATTCACCGCGGTTGGTGGTTTGCGACCGCGCACACAATCAACTGCAAATTTTTGATCTAGAAGGCAATTACCAGAAAACAGTTAAAGATTTTGGCTTGCCGGCTAACATCGACGTGCATGGCGATCTGATGCTGGTGCCCGAGTTGGTCGCCCGCGTGTCGTTGCTCGATCGCGATCTGAACACGGTGGTCACCCTGGGCGACGATCGACAGCGGGTGCTGGACGATAAAGCCAAATCGAAAGGGTTTGCGATCCGCGGTGACGAAAGCCGTTGGCAGGACGGCAAATTTGTGCATCCGCACGATGCCTGCTTCGACGCCGACGGCAATATCTATGTGGCTGAATGGGTTAGCACCGGACGGGTCACGAAACTGACGCGGGCATAG
- a CDS encoding M28 family peptidase — protein MTPKRTRRHHAQVGVAADADPSAPAGGTRFRWWWALGIIAIAGLGAALLAMQSRRRVGPAVDGAPAAVANVPAAYDSRRAFGYLEKACAIGPRVSGTEGMLKQQQWLKDFFQQQGATVELQEFPARHPQTGQMITMANLIARFGADRPKRFLLAAHYDTRPFPDRDPVNPQGVFLGANDGASGVAALMEISHHFGSLPADVGVDLVFFDGEELVYDGQRDPYFLGSTHFAREHAADPNAPRYQAGILLDMVGDADLQLYLEQNSWRYARPVAREVWDMAGKLGVRAFKSRVKHEVRDDHLPLNTIAKIPTIDIIDFDYPRPSVRGMSYWHTQQDIPANCSGESIVAVVYVVDQWLKSK, from the coding sequence ATGACTCCTAAACGAACGCGTCGTCACCATGCTCAGGTGGGGGTTGCGGCGGACGCCGATCCTTCCGCACCGGCCGGGGGGACGCGATTTCGCTGGTGGTGGGCTCTGGGAATCATTGCTATCGCCGGTTTGGGCGCGGCCCTGTTGGCGATGCAGTCGCGGCGACGTGTCGGTCCGGCCGTCGATGGGGCTCCGGCAGCGGTGGCGAATGTCCCGGCGGCCTACGATAGTCGCCGAGCGTTTGGATATTTAGAAAAGGCCTGCGCGATTGGCCCTCGGGTCAGTGGCACCGAGGGCATGCTCAAACAGCAACAATGGCTGAAGGATTTTTTCCAACAGCAGGGCGCCACGGTCGAGCTGCAGGAGTTCCCGGCTCGACATCCACAGACGGGCCAGATGATCACGATGGCCAACTTGATCGCACGCTTTGGCGCTGATCGGCCGAAACGTTTTCTGTTGGCGGCACACTACGACACGCGACCGTTTCCCGACCGCGATCCGGTGAATCCGCAAGGCGTCTTTCTGGGGGCGAATGACGGGGCCAGTGGCGTTGCCGCGCTGATGGAAATCTCCCACCACTTCGGCTCGCTGCCCGCCGACGTGGGCGTCGATTTGGTCTTTTTCGATGGCGAAGAACTGGTTTACGACGGCCAGCGGGATCCCTACTTCTTGGGCTCCACGCACTTCGCTCGCGAACATGCCGCCGATCCAAACGCGCCGCGATACCAGGCCGGTATCCTGTTGGACATGGTGGGCGACGCCGACCTGCAGCTGTATCTGGAACAGAACAGTTGGCGATACGCGCGACCGGTGGCCCGTGAAGTCTGGGATATGGCGGGTAAGTTGGGCGTCCGGGCGTTTAAGTCTCGCGTCAAACATGAGGTCCGCGATGACCACCTACCGCTGAACACGATTGCGAAAATTCCCACCATCGACATAATCGACTTTGACTATCCACGTCCGTCGGTGCGAGGCATGTCTTACTGGCATACCCAGCAAGACATCCCGGCCAACTGCAGCGGTGAATCGATCGTGGCGGTGGTGTATGTGGTCGATCAGTGGCTGAAATCGAAATAG
- a CDS encoding DUF1559 family PulG-like putative transporter, whose product MRKRLQAGFTLVELLVVITIIGILMGLALPAINMVRENARRAQCTANQKGIAMGIIGYNDSKDSLPKYVRLFGNYSGAADPADPSSSPAAHPKLGGWQVAVLGHLDQQPTYERWTEDRYPLLTSNAGNTGPNGYSKDTAPLFPLFQCPSKSVFTNDIGVNSYVGNTGMAADPGNGYFSPLPAASVFVTSQSKANTLFNSGYGTVGQTIRLEDVADGLTNTMLISENVQAKPWHWVGFGSGLAVLDPDSDPNTPAPYPAASRYLQGMVWHYFDKQGAGGASAVPAPDYTINGGDILFTPMGSGNAAMLARPSSEHADVVVVGMADGSTRVLSETVDYRVYQSMLTPKHKSANVPFPEYVLRSEEL is encoded by the coding sequence ATGCGGAAGCGTCTTCAAGCCGGCTTTACGCTGGTCGAACTACTGGTGGTGATCACCATCATTGGCATCCTCATGGGGTTGGCGCTGCCGGCGATCAACATGGTCAGGGAGAACGCTCGTCGAGCGCAATGTACCGCTAATCAGAAGGGCATTGCGATGGGCATCATCGGCTACAACGATTCCAAAGACTCGCTGCCCAAATACGTGAGGTTGTTCGGCAACTACAGTGGCGCGGCCGATCCGGCCGACCCCAGCAGCTCGCCCGCAGCCCATCCCAAGCTGGGCGGATGGCAAGTCGCCGTATTGGGCCACCTCGATCAGCAACCCACCTACGAACGTTGGACCGAAGACCGTTATCCGTTGTTGACCAGCAATGCTGGAAACACGGGGCCTAACGGCTACAGCAAAGACACCGCGCCCTTGTTCCCCTTATTCCAGTGCCCCAGCAAATCGGTGTTTACCAATGACATCGGCGTCAACTCCTACGTCGGCAATACCGGCATGGCCGCCGATCCCGGCAACGGTTATTTTTCGCCGTTGCCAGCCGCCAGCGTATTTGTGACCAGCCAATCCAAGGCCAACACGTTATTTAATAGTGGCTACGGAACGGTAGGACAAACGATTCGCTTGGAAGACGTCGCCGATGGGTTGACCAACACGATGTTGATCTCCGAAAACGTGCAAGCCAAGCCGTGGCATTGGGTTGGTTTTGGCAGCGGGCTTGCCGTCTTGGACCCCGATAGCGATCCGAACACGCCCGCGCCTTACCCGGCCGCCTCGCGATACCTGCAAGGTATGGTATGGCATTACTTTGATAAGCAGGGTGCTGGTGGTGCGTCGGCGGTACCGGCACCGGATTACACGATCAACGGTGGCGACATACTGTTCACGCCAATGGGCAGCGGCAACGCGGCGATGCTGGCACGTCCCTCGTCAGAACATGCCGATGTCGTGGTGGTGGGCATGGCGGATGGCTCGACGCGGGTACTTTCCGAAACGGTCGACTACCGCGTTTACCAATCCATGCTGACGCCTAAGCACAAGTCCGCCAACGTGCCGTTCCCCGAATACGTACTCCGCAGCGAAGAGCTGTAG
- a CDS encoding serine/threonine-protein kinase has translation MNKPPHDRTVAMSRSDAQPADNPQDSAPQTPPAAASKDREPNNHAQLKRDNPVMAALAGTLDKGRRLLGPRSAADTPTSDHVPTPHPDASHEPLSANAPKMHFTYASGSSPLARYTIRRGVGIGGFGEVYFAVSEAGKEVALKRVQRNLDVELRGVSHCLNLKHPNLVSLFDVCRDDEDQAWVVMEYIAGPNLREVLDRSPGGLPTDEVLRCFAGLAAGVAHLHDSGVVHRDLKPGNIFDDAGSIKIGDYGLSKFISCSRRGGHTESIGTFHYMAPEIGRGEYGREIDIYAMGVILCELLTGRVPFDGESSHEIVMKHLTALPDLSDIAAPFRDVIARSLEKDPQRRPQSVAEMVRPLGIQLDSYGFVARSVPATPVPPPVSPADEPPIKAKIVRPTAGQPSPPVGTMIDSPRVAHASPDRGEEPLARALRGSLTDLARWWKSLESYPGTRLALMIMAIALVMINTGWLLPLLSLVAIVYVPYYIVRQMVLGIRRQPSYAEAHQMSVARARTPRPVTLKEWRVAKRNELGAKRSLTRMTELSGAWTTAGFTTVVLTLIAGLIGLRDTDITALTIAPYALTAATVATAAMVLLGMGKLWERDEGEPLARRLVLSGVGAIIGAFVYAASHYLLLPTGGEALGSHALEHLPQNLYHDGAPRLVAMMAHFALLMGAVGWWKNTDPLRTRRVSLWAVAVAVVVEWGISQFLPIPQPWGMLMAGGTALVLQMTAPWENPRQRPKTIVNA, from the coding sequence ATGAACAAACCACCCCATGACCGTACCGTCGCGATGTCCCGCTCGGACGCCCAGCCGGCCGACAATCCCCAGGATTCTGCGCCCCAGACGCCCCCTGCTGCGGCCAGTAAGGATAGAGAACCCAACAATCACGCCCAATTAAAGCGAGATAATCCTGTCATGGCCGCACTTGCCGGTACACTAGATAAGGGACGACGCCTGCTGGGCCCCCGGTCGGCTGCCGACACCCCGACCTCGGATCACGTGCCCACGCCGCACCCCGACGCGTCCCACGAGCCCTTGTCCGCAAACGCTCCGAAAATGCACTTCACCTACGCCTCTGGCTCTTCCCCGCTGGCCCGCTACACGATTCGTCGTGGCGTGGGCATCGGCGGGTTTGGCGAGGTCTATTTTGCTGTCAGCGAAGCCGGCAAAGAGGTGGCGCTGAAGCGCGTGCAGCGGAACCTGGACGTCGAACTTCGCGGCGTCTCGCACTGCCTGAACCTAAAACACCCCAACCTGGTTTCGCTGTTCGACGTCTGCCGCGACGACGAAGATCAGGCTTGGGTTGTGATGGAATACATCGCCGGCCCCAACCTCCGCGAAGTCCTCGACCGCTCGCCAGGCGGATTGCCTACCGATGAGGTGCTGCGCTGCTTCGCCGGTTTGGCGGCCGGAGTGGCTCATCTGCACGATAGCGGCGTGGTCCATCGCGATCTCAAACCAGGCAACATCTTTGACGACGCCGGCAGCATCAAAATCGGCGACTACGGCTTAAGCAAGTTCATCTCCTGCTCGCGGCGCGGCGGCCACACCGAATCGATCGGCACGTTCCACTACATGGCCCCGGAAATCGGCCGCGGCGAATACGGTCGCGAGATCGACATCTACGCGATGGGCGTGATCCTCTGCGAATTGCTGACCGGTCGCGTGCCCTTTGACGGCGAGAGCAGCCACGAAATCGTGATGAAGCACCTGACGGCGCTGCCCGACCTAAGTGACATCGCGGCGCCGTTTCGCGACGTGATCGCTCGCTCGTTGGAAAAGGACCCGCAGCGTCGCCCGCAATCGGTGGCCGAAATGGTCCGTCCGCTGGGCATTCAACTGGACTCCTATGGGTTCGTCGCCCGCAGCGTGCCGGCCACGCCCGTCCCGCCGCCGGTCAGCCCCGCCGACGAACCGCCCATCAAAGCCAAAATCGTGCGTCCCACTGCCGGCCAACCCAGCCCGCCGGTGGGCACGATGATTGATTCGCCACGCGTCGCCCACGCCTCGCCGGACCGCGGTGAAGAACCGCTGGCACGAGCTCTCCGCGGTTCGCTGACCGACTTGGCCCGGTGGTGGAAAAGCTTGGAATCGTATCCCGGCACGCGGTTGGCCTTGATGATCATGGCCATCGCCTTGGTGATGATTAATACGGGTTGGTTGCTGCCTCTGCTGTCGCTGGTGGCGATCGTGTACGTGCCCTATTACATCGTCCGCCAAATGGTCTTGGGGATCCGCCGCCAACCGTCTTATGCCGAGGCGCATCAGATGTCCGTGGCCCGAGCCCGCACGCCTCGACCGGTCACATTGAAAGAGTGGCGGGTGGCCAAGCGGAACGAACTGGGTGCCAAACGTTCGTTGACGCGGATGACCGAGCTCAGCGGTGCCTGGACGACGGCCGGCTTTACCACCGTCGTGTTGACCTTGATCGCCGGCCTGATCGGGCTTCGCGATACCGACATCACCGCCCTGACCATCGCCCCCTACGCCCTGACCGCCGCCACAGTGGCCACCGCCGCGATGGTGTTGTTGGGAATGGGCAAATTATGGGAACGCGACGAAGGCGAACCGCTGGCGCGACGCTTGGTCCTGTCCGGCGTGGGCGCCATCATCGGAGCGTTTGTGTACGCCGCGTCGCATTACCTGCTGCTGCCGACCGGTGGCGAAGCCCTGGGCTCGCACGCCTTAGAGCATCTGCCGCAAAACCTGTATCACGACGGGGCTCCGCGGCTGGTCGCGATGATGGCTCACTTTGCCCTGCTGATGGGAGCCGTCGGTTGGTGGAAAAACACCGACCCGCTGCGTACCCGCCGCGTCAGTTTGTGGGCGGTGGCCGTGGCCGTGGTCGTGGAATGGGGCATCAGCCAATTCCTGCCGATTCCTCAACCCTGGGGCATGTTGATGGCCGGGGGTACCGCGTTGGTGCTGCAGATGACCGCCCCCTGGGAAAATCCTCGCCAGCGTCCGAAAACGATCGTCAACGCCTAA
- a CDS encoding PVC-type heme-binding CxxCH protein encodes MRIFHLAIAVALLAALSTTACRAQQDFSDELPRIPPTEPEAALKTFQVADGFHLEPVAAEPLVTSPVAVEWDADGRMYVCEMRGYSEDRDAGISRITRLEDVDHDGTYDRSVVFVDELLWPTALFPFDGGLFVADAPNIYYFKDTDGDGVADVRHIALTGFNIHNVQGLLNSFHWGLDNRIHVACGTVGGKVHRGQDDPSTAVEVRGRDIAFDPRTYEFERTSGGAQHGMCFDDWGRKFASSNSDHIQQVMYEDRYIARNPQLKAPNSRLSIAVDGPQAEVFRTSPVEPWRIVRTRLRVSGQVRGPVEGGGRAAGYFTGATGITIYRGDAWPQQWKGTAIVGDVGSNLVHRKRLEPNGVAFKAHRIDEKSEFVTSNDIWFRPAQFANAPDGTLHIIDVCREVIEHPASLPPDIKKHLDLTAGRDRGRIYRLAPDGYRFRPAPSLSTAPTQTLVTLLQHANAWHRETAARLLYERQDRSAIAAIEALAGNASLPQGRLHAMYALAGMDALDEDVLLARLRDEHPQVRRHAIRLTEPLLDSPALQAAVLQHVDDESLDVRYQLAFTLGYLPAEKRIAPLARLLQADRDDSWMRMAVLSSIGDDTDQLFVTLAEQTGADAAFVLPLIGDQIADKAKTDAAVRDALSSLLTDLQRVAGDEQQPPAARRQAISGLQFGDFEALEATFAELLDGRQPLSVQRQALTTLGRFADQQVATMVLEVWPGLSPQLRQVATEILFSRPAFTAALFDALDDQQIAVSEIAPTRLKLAAESGNESIRARAASYLSHRGGKGESRQAVIDAYRKSLNMAADAARGRAVFRKQCAGCHAAEGVGHETGPKLATLQSRGAETILVNLLDPNREVNPQYLNYVVLTVDGRTLTGMITAESATSVTLRRADAATDTVLREDIEQIRSTGVSLMPEGLEENMDPQAVADLLRYLMELK; translated from the coding sequence ATGCGGATTTTTCACTTGGCAATCGCCGTGGCGTTACTCGCTGCGCTTTCAACAACCGCCTGCCGGGCGCAGCAAGATTTCTCGGACGAACTGCCGCGAATTCCGCCCACCGAACCCGAGGCCGCCCTGAAAACCTTTCAGGTCGCCGACGGCTTTCATCTGGAACCGGTTGCCGCCGAGCCGCTGGTGACCAGTCCGGTCGCGGTGGAGTGGGACGCGGATGGGCGGATGTATGTGTGTGAAATGCGAGGCTACAGCGAAGATCGCGACGCGGGGATCTCACGTATCACGCGACTCGAAGACGTCGATCACGACGGCACTTATGATCGCAGCGTGGTGTTCGTCGACGAACTGCTGTGGCCGACGGCATTGTTCCCCTTCGATGGCGGACTGTTCGTGGCCGACGCGCCCAATATCTATTACTTCAAAGACACCGATGGCGATGGAGTTGCCGATGTGCGACACATCGCGTTGACCGGGTTCAACATTCACAACGTGCAGGGTTTGCTGAATTCCTTTCACTGGGGCTTGGACAATCGCATCCACGTGGCCTGCGGCACGGTGGGTGGAAAAGTGCACCGCGGCCAGGACGATCCCTCGACGGCGGTGGAAGTTCGTGGCCGCGACATCGCTTTTGATCCGCGGACGTATGAATTTGAACGCACCAGTGGCGGGGCCCAGCACGGCATGTGCTTTGACGATTGGGGCCGCAAATTTGCCTCGTCCAATAGCGATCACATCCAACAGGTGATGTACGAAGATCGCTACATCGCTCGTAACCCGCAGTTAAAGGCTCCCAATTCGCGGCTGTCGATCGCCGTCGATGGACCGCAGGCGGAGGTCTTTCGCACCAGCCCCGTTGAACCTTGGCGAATCGTGCGGACGCGGCTGCGTGTTAGCGGCCAGGTTCGTGGGCCGGTGGAAGGCGGCGGGCGTGCGGCGGGATATTTCACCGGCGCCACGGGAATCACCATCTATCGCGGCGACGCCTGGCCACAGCAATGGAAAGGCACCGCCATCGTCGGCGACGTGGGGAGTAATCTGGTCCATCGCAAACGCTTGGAACCTAACGGAGTAGCATTCAAGGCGCATCGCATCGATGAAAAAAGCGAGTTTGTCACCTCCAACGACATCTGGTTCCGACCCGCACAATTTGCCAACGCTCCCGACGGAACGCTGCACATCATCGACGTCTGTCGCGAAGTCATCGAACACCCGGCCAGTTTGCCGCCGGACATCAAAAAGCATCTCGACCTGACCGCGGGGCGCGATCGTGGCCGCATCTATCGGCTGGCGCCCGATGGATATCGCTTCCGTCCCGCTCCCTCGCTCAGCACCGCTCCGACGCAAACTTTGGTAACGCTGTTGCAACATGCGAACGCTTGGCACCGTGAAACCGCGGCGCGGTTGTTGTATGAACGCCAGGATCGGTCTGCGATTGCCGCGATCGAAGCCTTGGCAGGCAACGCGTCGTTGCCCCAGGGCCGTTTGCACGCCATGTACGCCTTGGCGGGGATGGACGCACTGGACGAAGACGTTCTGCTCGCACGGTTGCGGGACGAACACCCCCAGGTTCGCCGCCACGCGATCCGTTTGACCGAACCCTTGTTGGACTCGCCTGCTTTGCAAGCTGCCGTGCTGCAACATGTGGACGATGAATCGCTGGACGTGCGGTATCAATTGGCTTTCACGCTGGGGTATCTTCCGGCCGAAAAACGAATTGCTCCGCTGGCTCGCTTGCTGCAAGCCGACCGCGATGATTCGTGGATGCGGATGGCGGTGCTGAGTTCGATCGGGGATGATACGGACCAATTGTTCGTCACCTTGGCGGAGCAGACCGGTGCCGATGCCGCGTTTGTGTTGCCCTTGATCGGCGACCAGATCGCCGATAAGGCCAAAACCGACGCCGCGGTCCGCGACGCTTTGTCGTCTCTGCTAACGGACCTGCAGCGGGTCGCCGGCGACGAACAACAGCCGCCCGCGGCGCGGCGACAAGCGATCTCCGGATTGCAGTTCGGTGATTTTGAAGCGCTGGAGGCGACCTTTGCCGAATTGCTCGATGGTCGTCAGCCGCTTTCGGTGCAGCGGCAGGCGCTGACCACGCTGGGCCGGTTTGCGGACCAACAGGTGGCAACCATGGTGCTCGAGGTGTGGCCCGGACTCAGCCCCCAGTTACGACAGGTTGCAACGGAGATTTTGTTTTCGCGTCCCGCCTTTACCGCGGCATTGTTCGATGCTCTGGATGACCAGCAGATCGCTGTTAGTGAAATCGCACCGACGCGGCTCAAACTGGCCGCTGAATCGGGGAACGAATCCATCCGGGCGCGTGCGGCAAGCTATCTGAGTCACCGTGGGGGGAAAGGGGAAAGTCGTCAAGCTGTGATCGACGCCTACCGCAAGTCCTTGAATATGGCGGCCGACGCGGCGCGGGGGCGAGCGGTGTTTCGCAAACAGTGCGCGGGCTGCCATGCGGCCGAAGGCGTGGGCCATGAAACCGGTCCCAAATTGGCGACGCTGCAGTCGCGAGGAGCCGAGACCATTTTGGTCAACCTGTTGGACCCTAATCGTGAAGTCAATCCGCAGTACCTGAATTATGTGGTGTTGACCGTCGATGGTCGGACATTGACCGGGATGATCACGGCGGAAAGCGCCACGAGCGTGACGCTCCGCCGCGCCGATGCGGCTACCGACACCGTGCTCCGCGAGGACATCGAACAGATCCGCAGCACCGGCGTTTCGTTGATGCCCGAAGGCTTGGAAGAGAATATGGATCCCCAAGCGGTGGCGGATCTGTTGCGGTACCTCATGGAGTTGAAGTAA
- a CDS encoding phosphatase PAP2 family protein, whose amino-acid sequence MDATVQDNSQNRPLRIYTEPIEHESTRTMRLMLWGAFIALLLVPVVTLIDIPIARWFASDPLPSDVDKAIQLTEAYSHGFGVLFIVIGILTLAPQHRWRMPRLTTMALGASAIATIAKMFVLRPRPSQMNLQLASGDAAWWWRFDWKLEQVAAFDAGTRAFPSGDTATAVALTVGLSMLFPRGRYLFMTFAVFTMLQRMQSNSHFFSDAIGGLACGLGWCFVCLHPRLLGALFQHMEPSRRTIRRRLVEAKRQVA is encoded by the coding sequence ATGGATGCGACCGTACAGGACAATTCTCAGAACCGACCTCTGCGGATTTATACCGAGCCGATCGAGCACGAATCGACACGGACCATGCGGTTGATGTTGTGGGGAGCCTTTATCGCCCTGCTGCTGGTGCCTGTCGTGACGCTGATCGACATCCCCATCGCTCGCTGGTTTGCTTCCGATCCGTTGCCCAGCGACGTCGACAAAGCGATTCAGCTGACCGAAGCCTATTCGCATGGCTTCGGCGTATTGTTCATCGTGATTGGGATCCTCACACTGGCTCCGCAACACCGCTGGCGGATGCCGCGGCTGACGACGATGGCTTTGGGCGCCAGCGCGATCGCCACGATCGCCAAAATGTTTGTGCTGCGTCCGCGGCCCAGCCAGATGAATCTGCAATTGGCATCGGGCGATGCCGCCTGGTGGTGGCGGTTCGACTGGAAATTGGAACAGGTCGCCGCGTTTGATGCGGGCACGCGAGCTTTTCCTAGCGGCGACACGGCCACGGCGGTGGCTTTGACCGTGGGGTTGTCGATGCTGTTTCCTCGCGGGCGTTACCTGTTTATGACCTTCGCCGTGTTTACGATGCTGCAACGGATGCAATCGAATTCGCACTTCTTCAGCGATGCCATCGGCGGCTTGGCTTGCGGCCTGGGCTGGTGCTTCGTGTGCCTGCATCCACGACTGTTGGGGGCCCTGTTCCAGCACATGGAACCCTCGCGCCGCACGATTCGACGCCGGCTGGTGGAAGCCAAACGCCAGGTGGCGTGA